The uncultured Mailhella sp. genome segment ATTGCAGTGAATTATTTATGATGCATCCGTCTGTTCCGACTTTGATTGCGCCTGGCATGTGCGGCTCTCTGCACACACGCTCAAGGCTGTGCCCGCTTTCGCGCAGCCTTGTTTTGCGCTCGTCTTTACGGAAGAAGAGCTTGTCGTTACACTCTCACCCGCAAAAGCGACTTCAAGGTGAAACTATGAGCGAGAACAGGAAAAGCGGTTATCAGATTCTGGTGGTGGACGACGATCCCGAATGGCATGAGATTCTGGCCCTGCTTTTTTCGCGCAAGGGCTGGAAGACGGAAACGGCGCTTTCCGGCGAGCGGGCGCTGGCCAGACTGGCCGCCGGCGGCATAGACGTGGTGGTGTGCGACCTTTCCATGCCGGGCATGAGCGGACTTGAGGTTCTGCGCCGCGTGCGGGCCATGAACGCGCAGATTCCCTTCATCATGATGACGGGCGTGGGCACCATTGAGAGCGCCGTGGAAGCCGTGCAGCTCGGCGCGTACAGCTATCTGACCAAGCCTGTGAACAATGCCGAACTGGCCTCGCTGGTGCAGCGGGCGGCCGAACACGCCCGGGTGCACAGTCAGCTTCAGGACATGGGCGGGGAAAAGACGCCCGTCTCCCTCATTTTCAACAGTCCGTCCATGAAGCAGGTGCTGAAGACCATAGGCAAGGTGGCGGGCACGAGCGTGCCCATCCTCATTACCGGCGAAACGGGCACGGGCAAGAGCCGTCTTGCGGAGTACGTGCATCGCGCAAGCTCTCTTCGGGACAAGCCCTTTCTCACCATCGACTGCGCGGCCCTGCCGGAATCGCTGCTGGAGAGCGAGCTTTTCGGTCATGTGAAGGGGGCCTTCACCGGCGCGGTGAGCACGCGGCGCGGCCTTCTGGAAGAAGCGCAGGGCGGCACGGTGTTTCTTGACGAAATAGGCGAACTTTCGCCTTCCACGCAGGCCAAGCTGCTGCGCGCCATTCAGGAGCACGTAATACGTCCGGTCGGCAGCAACAAGAGCGTGAGCGTCAACGTGCGCTTCATTGCGGCCACGCATCGTAATCTGGAAGAGGACGTGAAGACGGGCCGCTTCCGCGAAGATCTTTTCTATCGTCTTTCCGTCATTCCGCTGTACCTGCCGCCGCTTCGCGAGCGCCGGGAGGATCTGGCCGCGCTCATCGGTTTTTTCATCAGCCGCTTCAATGAACGCTACGGCCGCAACGTGACGCAGATAAGCCCCGCGGCCATGAACATTCTCTACAGTCAGCCGTGGAAGGGCAACATCCGCGAGCTGGAAAACGTGCTGGAGCGAGCCTTTCTTCTGACGGAAGGGGACAGGCTCATGCCGGAGTCGCTGGGAACCATGGCCGACGGCGCTGTCTTCGCGTCGCCTGTTCCGGGCGAAGCGGTGTCCGAAACGCCGCTTTCTCTGTCCGACGCGGTGCGCAACGCGGAAATTCAGGCGCTTCAGCAGGCGCTTTCCCTGTGCAACGGCAACAAGACGCAGGCCGCGGAACTTCTGGGCATAGGCCGAAGAACGCTCTACGACAAGCTGGAGCAGTTCGGCCTCATGGATAAAAAAGGATAACAAAACGGGCCCTCCACCGTATGGCGGAAGGCCCGGAGACAAAGACGGCCAGAGGATTACCGGTCGTTTATGGGCGACGAGAGGCGGGAAACTTCCGCGAAGAGTTCATGCCATTTCGGCGCGCCGGGAAACACTTCCGTCTTTCGGGAAAGATCCCTGCCCGCCAGACCGGGATAATCCGGAGCGTAGCGGAAGGCGCGATGCACCACGTTGTTTGTGAGATTGATGTCCTTCACGCCGTTCGGATCGGCCGTGGCGTCCTCTTCCGTAAGCATGGCCTTGGCTTCGCCGTTGCTCATGAACGGGCTTACGTATTCCCATACCACGCGCTTGTCCTGCGTCACCTCGAAAATGTGTCCCGTGGCCGTGGACGTGATGAGCACATTGCCGTTCTGCAGATGCTGGGCGGAACCCTGATAGGCGCTGTAGAAGGAATTGAGATTGTTGGCCGCATATTCCCAGGTGATGCGGCCTGAGGGGATGTCCACGACCACGGCGCGGGAGCGGTTGGCCTGCGGGCGCTGCCAGCCGTTGTCGAACAGGGAGATGCGGTCGTTGCCGAGCCATGTGGCGTCGTGATTGCCGAAGAGCAGCTGACTGCCGTCGTTGCAGAAGGAGGGGCGTTCC includes the following:
- a CDS encoding sigma-54 dependent transcriptional regulator, yielding MSENRKSGYQILVVDDDPEWHEILALLFSRKGWKTETALSGERALARLAAGGIDVVVCDLSMPGMSGLEVLRRVRAMNAQIPFIMMTGVGTIESAVEAVQLGAYSYLTKPVNNAELASLVQRAAEHARVHSQLQDMGGEKTPVSLIFNSPSMKQVLKTIGKVAGTSVPILITGETGTGKSRLAEYVHRASSLRDKPFLTIDCAALPESLLESELFGHVKGAFTGAVSTRRGLLEEAQGGTVFLDEIGELSPSTQAKLLRAIQEHVIRPVGSNKSVSVNVRFIAATHRNLEEDVKTGRFREDLFYRLSVIPLYLPPLRERREDLAALIGFFISRFNERYGRNVTQISPAAMNILYSQPWKGNIRELENVLERAFLLTEGDRLMPESLGTMADGAVFASPVPGEAVSETPLSLSDAVRNAEIQALQQALSLCNGNKTQAAELLGIGRRTLYDKLEQFGLMDKKG